In Zunongwangia profunda SM-A87, the following proteins share a genomic window:
- the clcA gene encoding H(+)/Cl(-) exchange transporter ClcA, with protein MGKTAYFYKVAQRNIKADAKNVKVLLYSLIIGIIAGLLSSAFRICISKIENLREKLYGNFDFSLSPILEGIGLILLIIGAIQIALFLVKKFAPEAGGSGIQEIEGALDEVRPTRWKRVLPVKFIASIFSLGSGMLLGREGPTVQIGANVGKMVKELFKQEDEQNNPLLSAGAAAGLAGAFNAPLSGIVFVIEEMHGHFKFNFYSVAAIMIGSGTSDLIARYLIGEDTALSIKIFSSPDISEIWFFGLLGLLFSFIGYLFNSALLKSLDLFGKLKNPILVFSIGLGIIIAILSIYFPDMTGAGYNTIKDVLGHSFTIWVLIVMFVGRFILSILSYSSGVPGGIFAPLLSLGAILGMIFGYTIQHFNPHLVNETGVYAVAGMAAIFASTVRAPLTGIMLAIEITSNYELTLPLIITTVTASVFTAFLGNKPIYTSLLERTIRHAKQTKAQIEQS; from the coding sequence ATGGGAAAAACTGCTTATTTTTATAAGGTTGCCCAACGCAATATTAAAGCAGATGCTAAAAACGTAAAAGTTTTACTCTACTCATTGATTATTGGCATTATTGCAGGTCTACTATCCTCTGCCTTTAGAATATGTATCTCTAAAATTGAAAATCTTAGAGAAAAACTGTATGGAAATTTCGATTTTTCTTTATCGCCAATTTTAGAAGGCATAGGACTAATTTTATTAATAATCGGGGCTATTCAAATAGCCCTTTTTTTAGTTAAAAAATTTGCCCCCGAAGCTGGCGGAAGCGGTATTCAGGAAATAGAGGGTGCTTTAGATGAAGTTAGGCCTACCCGTTGGAAACGAGTATTACCTGTAAAATTTATAGCCTCTATTTTCTCTTTGGGTAGTGGCATGCTTCTGGGAAGAGAAGGACCTACTGTTCAAATTGGAGCCAATGTAGGTAAAATGGTAAAAGAGCTCTTTAAACAGGAAGACGAACAAAACAATCCTCTTTTATCGGCAGGAGCGGCTGCAGGACTTGCAGGTGCTTTTAACGCTCCACTTTCAGGAATTGTTTTTGTTATTGAAGAAATGCACGGTCATTTTAAGTTCAATTTTTATTCAGTTGCAGCTATAATGATTGGATCAGGAACGTCAGATCTTATCGCCCGTTATTTAATCGGTGAAGATACAGCACTTTCTATTAAAATATTTAGCTCACCAGACATCAGTGAGATTTGGTTTTTTGGTTTATTAGGACTCCTATTTAGTTTTATAGGATACCTATTTAATAGTGCTTTATTAAAATCACTGGATCTTTTCGGTAAACTTAAAAATCCCATTTTAGTGTTTAGTATAGGTCTGGGAATTATAATCGCCATACTTAGTATTTACTTCCCGGATATGACGGGCGCAGGCTACAATACTATTAAAGATGTATTGGGGCATTCTTTTACCATATGGGTGCTCATAGTTATGTTCGTGGGGCGATTTATCCTTTCTATTTTAAGTTATAGCTCTGGAGTTCCCGGTGGTATTTTTGCACCCCTATTAAGTTTAGGAGCTATTTTAGGAATGATATTCGGATATACCATTCAGCATTTTAATCCACATTTAGTAAATGAAACGGGAGTATATGCTGTAGCCGGTATGGCGGCAATATTTGCTTCTACCGTTAGGGCTCCGCTTACCGGAATCATGCTGGCCATAGAAATCACTTCAAATTATGAGCTTACACTTCCATTGATAATTACAACAGTAACTGCTTCGGTCTTTACCGCATTTTTAGGAAATAAACCTATTTATACTTCTTTGCTAGAAAGAACAATACGTCATGCTAAACAAACGAAAGCTCAAATAGAGCAATCATGA
- a CDS encoding histone deacetylase family protein, with translation MLKIAFHPIYKHPLPEGHRFPMEKYDLLPKQLLHEGTCEQQHFFEPKPADLEDILAVHTKEYVENLTNLTLDRRAIRKTGFPLSQELVDREIIIAGGTLEGCQYALENGISMNIAGGTHHAYSDHGEAFCLLHDQAIAARYLQKKKLAEKILIIDLDVHQGNGTAEIFQNDNSVFTFSMHGKGNYPFRKEISDLDIEVPDGSKDEYYLETLKEILPDLIEKVQPDFIFYLCGVDILETDKLGRLACSIEGCKERDRFVLQTCRDLKIPVQCSMGGGYSPEIKIIIEAHANTYRLAQNIYF, from the coding sequence ATGCTCAAAATTGCCTTCCACCCTATTTACAAACATCCATTACCAGAAGGGCATCGTTTTCCCATGGAGAAATACGATTTGCTACCTAAACAGCTTTTACATGAGGGTACTTGTGAACAACAACATTTTTTTGAGCCAAAACCAGCAGATCTGGAAGACATTCTTGCGGTGCATACCAAAGAATATGTCGAAAATTTAACGAACCTTACGCTGGATCGAAGAGCGATTAGAAAAACCGGATTCCCACTTTCTCAGGAACTGGTAGATCGTGAAATCATTATCGCCGGTGGTACTCTTGAAGGCTGTCAGTATGCTCTAGAAAATGGAATTTCAATGAATATTGCCGGTGGTACTCATCACGCTTACAGCGACCATGGCGAAGCCTTTTGCCTGTTGCACGATCAGGCAATTGCGGCAAGATATCTTCAGAAGAAAAAATTAGCTGAAAAAATACTGATTATCGATCTTGATGTCCATCAGGGAAATGGTACGGCTGAAATTTTTCAGAATGATAATTCGGTTTTTACCTTTTCGATGCATGGTAAAGGAAACTACCCTTTTAGAAAAGAAATTTCAGACCTGGATATCGAAGTTCCCGATGGCTCTAAAGATGAGTATTACCTAGAAACTTTAAAAGAAATACTACCCGATCTTATTGAAAAAGTACAACCAGATTTTATTTTTTATCTGTGCGGAGTAGATATTCTGGAAACCGATAAACTTGGCCGACTTGCCTGTAGCATTGAGGGGTGCAAAGAACGTGATCGTTTTGTATTGCAAACCTGTCGCGATCTTAAAATACCGGTACAATGTAGCATGGGTGGTGGCTATTCTCCTGAAATAAAAATAATCATCGAGGCACACGCCAATACCTATCGTTTGGCGCAAAATATCTATTTCTAG
- a CDS encoding DUF4212 domain-containing protein, which translates to MNNKKSKKYWRENIKYLVILLSIWFMVSFGAGILFKDFLNQYKIGGFKLGFWFAQQGSIYVFVVLIFIYIRLMNKLDKKYGYAE; encoded by the coding sequence TTGAATAATAAAAAATCTAAAAAATACTGGCGCGAAAACATTAAATATCTAGTTATACTTTTAAGCATATGGTTTATGGTATCCTTTGGTGCGGGCATTCTATTTAAAGACTTTTTAAATCAATATAAGATTGGAGGTTTTAAACTAGGATTTTGGTTTGCACAACAAGGCTCTATTTATGTTTTTGTGGTCCTCATCTTTATTTACATACGATTGATGAATAAACTGGATAAAAAATATGGATATGCTGAATAA